From a region of the Actinopolymorpha singaporensis genome:
- a CDS encoding ABC transporter permease: protein MSATRPAWARELLVSVAAVVLALVVGAVLIVVSNAEVLSTWSYFFSYPPDALSASWSAVSDAYGALFSGAFGGLRQLAETLVQATPLICGGLGVSLAFRAGLFNIGAQGQLIVGALCAAWVGFTLHLPPGVHVLVALLAGVLGGALWGGIVGVLKARTGAHEVILTIMLNYVALYLLQWLLTTNAFQRPGRNDPISPVVDGSAQFPAIPGSRLHLGFLVALLAAGAVWWLLTRSTTGFQLRAVGANPDAARTAGMSVGTAYTLAMLGAGALAGLAGVQQVLGTNSPLTDGIAGTVGFDSITVALLGRASPVGTVVAGLVFGALNAGGLQMQLQTQTPLTLTTVLQATIVLFIAAPALVRAVFRIRGEGAGAVLAKGWNA from the coding sequence GTGAGCGCCACCCGTCCGGCCTGGGCGCGCGAGCTCCTCGTGAGCGTGGCCGCGGTCGTGCTCGCGCTGGTGGTCGGCGCGGTGCTGATCGTCGTCAGCAACGCCGAGGTCCTGTCCACCTGGTCGTACTTCTTCTCCTATCCGCCCGACGCGCTCTCGGCGTCGTGGTCGGCGGTGTCGGACGCCTACGGCGCGTTGTTCTCCGGCGCGTTCGGTGGCCTGCGGCAGCTCGCCGAGACGCTGGTGCAGGCGACACCCCTGATCTGCGGCGGCCTCGGCGTCTCGCTGGCCTTCCGTGCCGGGTTGTTCAACATCGGCGCCCAGGGCCAGCTGATCGTCGGCGCGCTGTGCGCCGCCTGGGTCGGCTTCACCCTGCACCTCCCGCCCGGCGTGCACGTCCTCGTCGCGCTCCTCGCCGGCGTGCTCGGCGGGGCACTGTGGGGCGGCATCGTCGGTGTGCTCAAGGCGCGCACCGGGGCGCACGAGGTGATCCTCACGATCATGCTCAACTACGTCGCGTTGTACCTCCTGCAGTGGCTGCTCACCACGAACGCCTTCCAGCGCCCGGGCCGCAACGACCCGATCAGCCCGGTGGTGGACGGCTCGGCGCAGTTCCCGGCGATTCCCGGCTCCCGGCTGCACCTGGGCTTCCTGGTCGCGCTGCTTGCCGCCGGTGCGGTGTGGTGGCTGCTCACCCGGTCGACCACGGGCTTCCAGCTGCGGGCGGTCGGCGCCAACCCCGACGCCGCCAGGACGGCCGGCATGAGCGTCGGTACGGCGTACACGCTGGCGATGCTCGGCGCCGGCGCGCTGGCCGGACTGGCCGGCGTCCAGCAGGTGCTCGGCACCAACTCGCCGCTGACGGACGGGATCGCCGGCACGGTCGGCTTCGACTCGATCACCGTCGCCCTGCTGGGCCGGGCGTCGCCGGTCGGAACGGTCGTCGCCGGGCTGGTGTTCGGCGCGCTGAACGCCGGAGGCCTGCAGATGCAGCTGCAGACCCAGACGCCGCTCACGCTGACCACCGTGCTGCAGGCGACGATCGTGTTGTTCATCGCCGCGCCGGCACTGGTCCGCGCGGTGTTCCGGATCCGCGGCGAGGGCGCGGGCGCCGTGCTCGCCAAGGGCTGGAACGCGTGA
- a CDS encoding thymidine phosphorylase, protein MTEHFDAVDVIRAKRDGHRLTDAQIDWVVDAYTRGAVADEQMSALLMAVLLRGMESAEIARWTRAMISSGERLDFAGVGRPTADKHSTGGVGDKITLPLAAVVAACGVAVPQLSGRGLGHTGGTLDKLESIPGWRASLSYDEIVVQLRDVGAVICAPTDTLAPADRKLYALRDVTGTVESIPLIASSIMSKKIAEGTGALVLDVKVGSGAFMKNAEDARALAATMVELGRSAGVRTVALLTDMTTPLGLTAGNALEVRESVEVLAGGGPRDVVELTVALAREMLTAAGAAGGPDPSDVLKDGTAMDVWRSMIRAQGGDPDAPLPRAAHTHEVPAPAEGVLVRLDAYQVGVAAWRLGAGRSRKEDPVSAGAGVEMHAKPGALVRAGQPLLTLHADDPARFARALEALEGAVEIAPKGAGTDQKLILGRIE, encoded by the coding sequence GTGACCGAACACTTCGACGCCGTCGACGTCATCCGCGCCAAGCGGGACGGCCACCGGCTCACGGACGCGCAGATCGACTGGGTGGTGGACGCCTACACCCGCGGGGCGGTCGCCGACGAGCAGATGTCGGCGCTGCTGATGGCGGTGCTGCTGCGCGGCATGGAGTCCGCCGAGATCGCCCGCTGGACCCGGGCGATGATCTCCTCCGGTGAGCGGCTGGACTTCGCCGGCGTGGGCCGGCCGACCGCCGACAAGCACTCCACCGGCGGCGTGGGCGACAAGATCACCCTGCCGCTGGCGGCGGTGGTCGCCGCGTGCGGTGTCGCCGTGCCCCAGCTGTCCGGGCGCGGGCTCGGCCACACCGGCGGCACCCTGGACAAGCTGGAGTCGATTCCGGGCTGGCGGGCGTCGTTGTCGTACGACGAGATCGTGGTCCAGCTGCGTGACGTCGGCGCGGTGATCTGCGCGCCCACCGACACCCTGGCCCCCGCGGACCGCAAGTTGTACGCCCTGCGCGACGTGACCGGCACCGTCGAGTCGATTCCGCTGATCGCCAGCTCGATCATGAGCAAGAAGATCGCGGAGGGCACCGGTGCGCTCGTCCTGGACGTGAAGGTCGGCTCCGGCGCGTTCATGAAGAACGCCGAGGACGCCCGGGCGCTCGCCGCCACGATGGTCGAGCTCGGCCGGTCCGCCGGCGTACGCACCGTCGCGCTGCTGACCGACATGACCACCCCGCTCGGGCTGACCGCCGGCAACGCGCTCGAGGTGCGCGAGTCGGTGGAGGTGCTGGCCGGCGGTGGCCCGCGCGACGTGGTGGAGCTGACCGTGGCGCTGGCCAGGGAAATGCTCACCGCCGCCGGTGCGGCCGGTGGGCCCGACCCGAGCGACGTCCTCAAGGACGGTACGGCGATGGACGTGTGGCGTTCGATGATCCGCGCACAGGGCGGTGACCCGGATGCCCCCCTGCCGCGCGCCGCGCACACCCACGAGGTGCCCGCACCCGCCGAGGGCGTACTCGTGCGGCTGGACGCCTACCAGGTAGGGGTGGCCGCGTGGCGGCTCGGCGCCGGGCGTTCCCGCAAGGAGGACCCGGTGTCGGCCGGTGCCGGGGTCGAGATGCACGCCAAGCCGGGTGCGCTGGTGCGTGCCGGGCAGCCGCTGCTCACCCTGCACGCCGACGATCCGGCGAGGTTCGCCCGGGCGCTGGAGGCCCTGGAAGGTGCGGTGGAGATCGCGCCGAAGGGCGCCGGGACCGACCAGAAGCTGATCCTCGGCCGGATCGAGTGA
- a CDS encoding adenosine deaminase, whose product MKITPEEIVRAPKVLLHDHLDGGLRPQTVAELAAGIGHELPAAPERLGEWFRESADSGSLERYLETFAHTVAVMQTAESLTRVATECVEDLAADGIVYAEVRYAPELHLSGDLDLDAVVRAVGAGFAEGERRAAQAGRHIVVRQIVTAMRHAARSMEIAELAVRYRDQGVVGFDIAGAEAGYPPTRHLDAFEYLQRENAHFTIHAGEGFGLPSIWQAIQWCGADRLGHGVRIVDDITHTADGDVRLGRLAAYVRDKRIPLEMCPSSNVQTGAAPSLAEHPAGLLTRLRFRVTINTDNRLMSGTSLSREFAGLADAFGYELADLQWFTLNAMKSAFLPFDQRLALINNVIKPGYAALGAERAFAQMHQRTF is encoded by the coding sequence ATGAAGATCACTCCCGAGGAGATCGTCCGCGCGCCGAAGGTTCTGCTGCACGACCACCTGGACGGCGGGTTGCGTCCGCAGACGGTGGCCGAACTCGCCGCCGGGATCGGGCACGAGCTTCCGGCCGCGCCCGAGCGGCTCGGCGAGTGGTTCCGTGAGTCGGCCGACTCGGGTTCGCTCGAACGCTACCTGGAGACCTTCGCCCACACGGTCGCCGTCATGCAGACCGCCGAGTCGCTGACCAGGGTGGCCACCGAGTGCGTGGAGGACCTCGCCGCCGACGGCATCGTGTACGCCGAGGTGCGCTACGCGCCGGAGCTGCACCTGTCCGGCGACCTCGACCTGGACGCGGTGGTGCGCGCGGTCGGCGCCGGCTTCGCCGAGGGGGAACGCCGCGCGGCGCAGGCCGGCCGGCACATCGTCGTACGCCAGATCGTCACCGCGATGCGGCACGCCGCCCGGTCGATGGAGATCGCCGAGCTCGCGGTGCGCTACCGCGACCAGGGCGTGGTCGGCTTCGACATCGCCGGTGCCGAGGCCGGCTATCCGCCCACCCGGCACCTGGACGCGTTCGAGTACCTCCAGCGGGAGAACGCGCACTTCACCATCCACGCCGGCGAGGGCTTCGGGCTGCCGTCGATCTGGCAGGCGATCCAGTGGTGCGGTGCGGACCGGCTGGGACACGGCGTACGCATCGTCGACGACATCACCCACACCGCGGACGGCGACGTCCGCCTGGGCCGGCTCGCGGCGTACGTCCGGGACAAGCGCATCCCGCTGGAGATGTGTCCCTCGTCCAACGTGCAGACGGGCGCGGCGCCCTCGCTGGCCGAGCACCCGGCCGGGCTGCTGACCAGGTTGCGGTTCCGCGTCACGATCAACACCGACAACCGGCTGATGAGCGGTACGTCGCTGTCGCGGGAGTTCGCCGGACTCGCCGACGCGTTCGGGTACGAGCTGGCGGATTTGCAGTGGTTCACCCTCAACGCCATGAAGAGCGCGTTCCTGCCGTTCGACCAGCGACTGGCCCTGATCAACAACGTGATCAAGCCGGGGTACGCCGCGCTCGGCGCCGAGCGGGCCTTTGCCCAGATGCACCAGAGGACCTTCTGA
- a CDS encoding ABC transporter permease: MTTTLTRPEKSAAIESPEERRRRIRTGILALVLAVLGVLLAVFTAPKTAKFGLSDQFAAAQLPDISLPALPVALALAAYALVLALTQLLRGVRGRWARLLWVGFALALVVTFLCWAAAGKTFPLTNQLQGTLNLATPLILGALAGVLCERAGVINVAIEGQFLAGAFAAAVVTSATGSFWAGAFAAILAGVLIAAMLAVFAIRYRVNQVVLGVVLVVFASGITGFLFDQFVKSDSQRYNNPGVLPNVPIPVLSAIPVIGQTFFAQTLLVYAMYVAVAVVTVVLFKTRWGLRVRSVGEHPRAADTVGINVLRVRYQAVLAGGIVAGLGGAFFTIGFTGSFDKDLTAGQGFIALAALIMGRWNPLGATVAALFFGFTQQLQGQLQILQTPIPGELLVMAPYLATVVAVAGAVGRVRPPKADGEPYVKS, from the coding sequence ATGACCACGACCCTCACCCGACCCGAGAAGAGCGCGGCGATCGAGTCTCCGGAGGAGCGTCGCCGGCGCATCCGCACCGGCATCCTCGCGCTGGTGCTCGCCGTGCTCGGTGTGCTGCTCGCGGTGTTCACCGCGCCGAAGACCGCGAAGTTCGGCCTGTCCGACCAGTTCGCGGCCGCGCAGCTGCCAGACATCTCCCTGCCCGCCCTGCCGGTGGCGCTCGCGCTGGCGGCGTACGCGCTGGTGCTGGCACTCACCCAGTTGCTCCGCGGAGTACGCGGGCGCTGGGCCAGGCTGTTGTGGGTGGGCTTCGCGCTCGCCCTGGTGGTGACGTTCCTGTGCTGGGCGGCGGCGGGCAAGACGTTCCCGCTCACCAACCAGTTGCAGGGAACGCTCAACCTCGCCACGCCGCTGATTCTGGGCGCGCTCGCGGGCGTGCTGTGCGAGCGCGCCGGGGTCATCAACGTCGCGATCGAGGGGCAGTTCCTCGCCGGGGCGTTCGCCGCCGCGGTCGTGACCTCGGCCACCGGAAGCTTCTGGGCCGGTGCGTTCGCCGCGATCCTGGCCGGCGTGCTGATCGCGGCGATGCTCGCGGTGTTCGCCATCCGCTACCGCGTCAACCAGGTGGTGCTGGGCGTGGTGCTGGTGGTGTTCGCGTCCGGCATCACCGGCTTCCTGTTCGACCAGTTCGTGAAGTCGGACTCCCAGCGCTACAACAACCCCGGCGTACTCCCGAACGTCCCGATCCCGGTGCTGTCGGCGATCCCGGTGATCGGGCAGACGTTCTTCGCCCAGACCCTGCTCGTGTACGCGATGTACGTCGCGGTGGCAGTCGTCACGGTGGTGTTGTTCAAGACCCGGTGGGGCCTGCGGGTCCGGTCGGTGGGCGAGCACCCCCGCGCCGCCGACACGGTGGGCATCAACGTGCTCCGCGTCCGCTACCAGGCGGTGCTGGCCGGCGGGATCGTGGCCGGCCTCGGCGGTGCGTTCTTCACCATCGGCTTTACCGGCAGCTTCGACAAGGACCTCACCGCGGGCCAGGGCTTCATCGCGCTGGCCGCGCTGATCATGGGCCGGTGGAACCCCCTCGGCGCGACGGTGGCGGCGTTGTTCTTCGGCTTCACCCAGCAGCTGCAGGGCCAGCTGCAGATCCTGCAGACACCGATCCCCGGTGAGCTGCTGGTGATGGCGCCCTACCTCGCCACGGTCGTCGCGGTCGCCGGTGCGGTAGGAAGGGTGCGGCCCCCGAAGGCGGACGGCGAACCCTACGTGAAGAGCTAG